The Mycobacterium seoulense genomic interval GGCACCGACATCGCGCTGCACGCCGACCAGGTGATCGCCGCGGCCGACGCCAAGATCGGCTACCCGCCCACGCGGGTGTGGGGCGTCCCGGCGGCGGGGCTGTGGGCGCACCGGCTCGGCGACCAGCGCGCCAAGCGCCTGCTGTTCACCGGTGATTGCATCACCGGCGCGCAGGCCGCCGAATGGGGGCTGGCGGTCGAGGCGCCGGACCCCGCCGACCTCGACGAGCGCACCGAGCGGCTCGTGCAACGCATCGCCGCGGTGCCCGTCAACCAGCTGATCATGGTCAAGCTCGCGCTGAATTCGGCTCTGCTGCAACAGGGTGTGGCCACCAGCAGGATGGTCAGCACCGTGTTCGACGGGGTCGCCCGGCACACCCCGGAGGGCCACGCGTTCGTCGCCGACGCCACCGAGCACGGCTTCCGGGACGCCGTGCGGCATCGCGACGAACCCTTCGGCGACTACGGCCGCCGCGCGTCACAGGTCTAGCCATGGCCACCATGACGGCCCGGTCGGTGGTCCTCAGCGTCCTGCTGGGGGCCCACCCGGCGCACGCCCGGGCCAGCGAATTAATCAGGCTCACTTCCGATTTCGGCATCAAGGAGACGGCCCTGCGGGTGGCGCTGACCCGCATGGTCGGCGCCGGCGACCTGATCCGCTCCGCCGACGGCTATCGGCTCTCGGATCGTCTGCTGGCCCGCCAGCGGCGGCAGGACGACGCCATCGACCCGCGGCTGCGGCCGTGGAGCGGGGAGTGGGTCACGCTCGTCGTGACCAGCGTGGGCAGCGACGCGCGTACCCGCGCCACGCTGCGGACCGCCCTGCACGGCAAGCGCTTCGGTGAGCTGCGCGAAGGCGTCTGGATGCGGCCCGACAACCTCGAGCTCGACCTGGGACCCGCGATCGCCGCCCGGGTGCGGGTCCTGCGGGCACGCGACGGCGACCCGGCCGGGCTGGCCGCCCAGTTGTGGGATCTGCCCGCCTGGGCGCGGGCCGGCCACGAGTTGCTCGACGAGATGGCCGCCGCGACGGGAATTCCGGGCCGTTTCGTGGTGGCGGCGGCCACCGTGCGACACCTGCTCACCGACCCGGTGCTGCCCGACGAACTGCTGCCGGCCGACTGGCCCGGTGCCCGACTGCGTGCGGCCTACCACGATTTCGCCACCGAGCTACTCGAGCGGCGTGAACCACTATTTGCGGAGGCACAATGAGCGACCCAGTGCGTATCGAGCGCAACGGCCCGGTGACGACGGTCATCCTGAACCGGCCGGGGGCGCGTAACGCGGTCAACGGCCCCACCGCCGCCGCGCTGTACGCGGCATTCGACGCATTCGACCGCGACGACACCGCGTCGGTCGCCGTGTTGTGGGGGGAGGGCGGAACCTTCTGCGCCGGAGCCGATTTGAAGGCCTTCGGCACGCCCGAAGCCAACGCCGTGCACCGGACGGGGCCGGGCCCGATGGGGCCGACCCGAATGGTGTTGTCGAAACCCGTGATTGCCGCGGTGAGCGGCTATGCCGTCGCCGGGGGTCTGGAGCTGGCCATCTGGTGCGACCTGCGGGTGGCCGAGGAGGACGCCGTGTTCGGGGTGTTCTGCCGCCGCTGGGGAGTGCCGCTGATCGACGGCGGCACCGTGCGGCTCCCGCGGCTGATCGGGCACAGCCGCGCCATGGACATGATCCTCACCGGCCGCGGGGTCAAGGCCGACGAAGCGCTCGCGATGGGGCTGGCCAACCGCGTCGTGCCGAACGGCCAGGCGCGGCAGGCGGCCGAGGAACTGGCGGAGCAGCTGGCCGCGCTGCCCCAGCAGTGCCTGCGATCCGACCGGCTTTCGGCGCTACATCAATGGGGCACAGCGGAATCCGAGGCGATCGACTTCGAGTTCGCCAGCATCTCCCGCGTCGCCGCCGAGGCCAGCGAGGGGGCCGGCCGGTTCGCGGCGGGCGCGGGCCGGCACGGCGCTAACGCCGGCTAGCCGACGCCTCGGTCCCCGCTTTACGGTGCGAGCTGCACCCTGCCCGGCGGCATGGCCGGTGGCGGCTCCGGACCGGCGCCCCCACCGCCGGGAGCGCTCCCCGGCCCCGGCGCGGCAGGCGGCTCCTGTTGCGGTCCCGGCGCCGGCTCCCGCTGCGGTTGCTGCGCGGGCGGCGGAGTCACGACCGGCCGGGGTGGTGTCATGATCTGGGCCGTCGGCGGCGGGGGTGGCGGAAGTTGCGGCGGGTCCGGCTGACCGGTTTCTCCCAGGGGGACCAGGCCGCAGCCCGCCAGGCAGACGCCGCCGGTCGACGCCAGCGCAACGCCGAGCAAGTGCACTGACGTGCTTTGCTGCGCCGGTTGGTTCGGGCCGGGCACGGCAATCGCCATGGCCTGGAGGGAAGCAATCTTCGGTTGATCGTTCGGGCAGTAGGCCTCGACCGCGGCAGAGATGAACCGGGCGATGGTGCGCGCGACGCGGTCGGCAGGGTATGGGCCACCGGCCGGGTTGGCTTTGAACGCCCGTTCCCTCATGTCGTCGACCACGGCGTCCACCGGCATTCCGCCGTCGAGTTGTCGACAGACTCTATGGGCGGTGGCGATGAGGCTCGGCACGTTGTCGAGCGCAGGGATCCCCTTCTGGTCGAGTAACGCCACAAACTGGTCGTCGGGATTGGGGTCGGCCGCGGCCGCGCCGTGCGGCAGCATCATGACGCCGGTGAGTACCACGATGGCCGTGACCAGTGCGCCGGCGCGGTTGGTGGTACTGCTGAACATGGCTCGATTTCCGTTCTGCCGGCATCATCATATGCCCCGGCGCCGCCCGCAGCACCTCGGCGGCACCGCGCCCCGGCCGCGACTCCGCCGGGGTATGAAAGCGATTGTGGTGCAACGGCAATGCTCCTATCGCCGGCGAAACACCGATGCCGGCGAAACGTCTGCCGGTCAGCCGCCCTTGGTGATGGTGTTGCCAGAGCCCAAGTTGTCGACCTTGGGCTCGCCGTCTTTGTAGGTGATGGTGTTGTTCAGCCCCACCACGCTGATGCGGGTGTCGACCTTGTCCAGGGTGATCTTGTTGTTGGTGCCACCGACGCTGACCGTCACGCAGGTGCCGGTGATGGTCAGGGTGTTGTCCGAGCCGCCGACGTTCAGCGACTTGCCGCTGGCGCAGTCAAGCGTCGCGGTGGTGCCCATCGAGCCGTAGTTGAGCGTATTGCCAATCTCGACCGACGCGGTCGTGCTCGCCCCGCCGGTCGTGGGCGTCGCCCCGGCGCTCGTCGTCGTCGTAGTAGTGCTCTTCGTTGTCGTCGTGGTCGCCCCCGGCGGGTTGGCCGTCGAACTGCAGCCGGCCACCAACACGGCGGCGATGGCGAGCGCGGTCAGCCCGGCGGGGCGATCAAAGATGTGGGCAGACAATGTTCCTCGATTCCCCTCGGGTCGGATGGCGGTGTGGTGCCGGACTCAGCCCGGCACCTGCTGGAGCCGGTTGGTCATGCCCAGCTCGCGGCCGCGGTCCCAGATGAACGGCGTGCCGTTGTGGTAGAAGACGGTCTGGTCGTAGCCGTAGACGGTGATGTCGTGCGACACCGAGTCGGCGACGACGGTGTTCGACGAGCCCATCACCGTCACCGCGTAGCAGTTGCCCAGCGCGGTGACGTTGTTGAAGGAACCGTTGACGAACAGGGTGGCGTCGTTGCAGTCCAGCGTCTGCTCGATGCCCTGCCCGACGACGTGGGTGTCGCCATTCTTCGCGTGCGCCGCGGGAAAGGGGCTTGCGGCGACGGCGATGACACAGGTTGCCAGCGACCCGGCGACGGTTGTCCACTTCACTGCGGGCCCCCTTTGTGACGGGTGGATCTGCTCGATGAGATTACGTCCATCCGGCCATGGCTGAAATAGTTTCGCGCCCGGCGTCAACTAGAGTCATTAGTTAAGCACCCCGATGAACGCAACCGAAGGGCCCCGCCATGGCAGCTCACCCGGATACGCCGTCGGCGGCCGGGCGTCCGCGCGCGGGGAGGACGGGCTCGCGCCCCGCCAAGCTGAGCCGCGAAGGCATCATCGACGGTGCGCTGACCTTCCTGGACCGGGAGGGCTGGGATGCCCTCACCATCAACGCGCTGGCGACGCAACTGGGCACCAAGGGGCCGTCGCTGTACAACCACGTGGACAGCCTCGAGGACCTGCGCCGCGCGGTGCGCATCCGCGTCATCGACGACATCATCACGATGCTGAACCGGGTCGGCGAGGGCCGCGCCCGCGACGATGCGGTGCTGGTCATGGCGGGCGCGTACCGCAGCTACGCCCATCACCACCCGGGGCGGTACTCGGCGTTCACCCGGATGCCGCTGGGCGGCGACGACCCCGAGTACACGGCGGCGACGCGGGGCGCGGCCGCGCCGGTGATCTCGGTGCTGTCCTCCTACGGTCTCGACGGCGACGAGGCCTTCTACGCGGCGCTGGAGTTCTGGTCCGCGCTGCACGGCTTCGTGCTGCTGGAGATGACCGGCGTCATGGACGACATCGACACCGACGCGTTGTTCTCGGACATGGTGCTGCGGTTGGCGGCGGGCATGGAGCGGCGCGTCGCGCACAACGGTGCCAGGTCCTAGCCCGATGGTGGCGACCCGCTTCGCCCGGCTGCGCCGCGCTCGCGATCGCCACTAGCCCGATGGTGGCGACCCGCTTCGCCCCGCTGCGCCGCGCTCGCGATCGCCACTAGCCCGATGGTCGCGACCCGCTTCGCCCGGCTGCGCCGCGCTCGCGATCGCCACTAGCCGCTTTGACCTGCGAGACCGGCGGCGGGTATTGTGGAGGCTCGTGCCTGGCGGCTTGCGGCGCCTAACCGTAAGGAAGTGGATGCCGGGCGAATTCGCATGTCCACGATGCATCGGACCTTCTCCGGTGCGCAGCGCGTGCGACACACCCGGCCGCGGGGTAACGCGGCCGGACATAACTGCAGTACGAAGACTTGAGAACCGCCGACAGACACCAAACACGAACACAGAAAGCCGGTAGATGCCAACGATTCAGCAGCTGGTCCGCAAGGGTCGCCGCGACAAGATCGCCAAGGTCAAGACCGCGGCCCTGAAGGGCAGCCCGCAGCGCCGTGGCGTATGCACCCGCGTGTACACCACCACCCCGAAGAAGCCGAACTCGGCGCTTCGGAAGGTCGCGCGCGTGAAGCTGACGAGCCAGGTCGAGGTCACCGCCTACATCCCGGGCGAGGGCCACAACCTGCAGGAGCACTCGATGGTGCTGGTGCGCGGTGGCCGAGTCAAGGACCTGCCCGGCGTGCGGTACAAGATCATTCGCGGTTCGCTCGACACCCAGGGGGTCAAGAACCGCAAGCAGGCTCGCAGCCGCTACGGCGCCAAGAAGGAGAAGAGCTGATGCCGCGCAAGGGGCCCGCGCCGAAGCGTCCGTTGGTCAACGACCCTGTCTACGGGTCGCAGCTGGTCACCCAGCTGGTGAACAAGGTTCTCCTGCAGGGGAAGAAATCGCTGGCCGAGCGCATTGTTTATGGTGCGCTCGAGAATGCCAGGGACAAGACCGGCACCGATCCCGTGATCACGCTCAAGCGCGCTCTCGACAACGTCAAGCCCGCGCTGGAGGTGCGCAGCCGCCGCGTCGGCGGTGCGACCTACCAGGTTCCGGTCGAGGTCCGTCCGGACCGGTCCACCACGCTGGCGCTGCGCTGGCTTGTCAGCTTCTCGCGGCAGCGCCGGGAAAAGACGATGGTCGAGCGGCTGGCGAACGAGATCCTGGACGCCAGCAACGGCCTGGGAGCCTCCGTCAAGCGGCGTGAGGACACCCACAAGATGGCCGAGGCCAACCGCGCCTTCGCGCACTATCGCTGGTAGGAGCCGCCCGGCTCCGACTGGCGGAGCTGCCGGAGGCCGGACAGACAGCAATCAAGCAATCGAAAGAGTGGGAAGACTTCTGTGGCACAGAAGGACGTGCTGACCGACCTGACCAAGGTCCGCAACATCGGCATCATGGCGCACATCGACGCCGGCAAGACGACGACGACGGAGCGCATCCTCTACTACACCGGTATCAGCTACAAGATCGGTGAGGTGCACGACGGCGCCGCCACCATGGACTGGATGGAGCAGGAGCAGGAGCGGGGGATCACCATCACCTCCGCCGCCACCACCTGCTTCTGGAACGACAACCAGATCAACATCATCGACACCCCCGGACACGTCGACTTCACCGTCGAGGTGGAGCGCAGCCTGCGCGTGCTCGACGGTGCCGTGGCCGTCTTCGACGGCAAGGAGGGTGTCGAGCCGCAGTCCGAGCAGGTGTGGCGGCAGGCCGACAAATATGACGTCCCGCGCATCTGCTTCGTCAACAAGATGGACAAGATCGGCGCCGACTTCTACTTCTCGGTGAAGACCATGGAAGAGCGGCTGGGCGCCAACGTCATCCCGATCCAGCTGCCCGTCGGCTCCGAAGGTGACTTCGAGGGCGTCGTCGACCTGGTCGAGATGAAGGCCAAGGTGTGGAGCGCCGAGGCCAAGCTCGGCGAGAAGTACGACGTCGTCGACATCCCGGCCGACCTGCAGGAGAAGGCCGACGAGTACCGCACCAAGCTGCTCGAGTCCGTCGCCGAGACCGACGAGGCGCTGCTGGAGAAGTACTTGGGCGGCGAGGAGCTCACCGTCGAGGAGATCAAGGGCGCGATCCGCAAGCTGACGATCAGCTCGGAGGCCTACCCGGTGCTGTGCGGCAGCGCCTTCAAGAACAAGGGCGTGCAGCCGATGCTGGACGCGGTCATCGACTACCTGCCGTCGCCGCTGGACGTGCCGCCGGCCATCGGCCACGCTCCGGGCAAGGAGGACATCGAGGTCGTCCGCAAGCCGTCGACCGACGAGCCGTTCTCGGCGCTGGCCTTCAAGGTCGCCACGCACCCGTTCTTCGGCAAGCTGACCTACGTCCGGGTGTACTCGGGCAAGGTCGACTCCGGCAGCCA includes:
- a CDS encoding crotonase/enoyl-CoA hydratase family protein produces the protein MTHAIRPVDFDNLKTMTYEVTDRVARITFNRPEKGNAIVADTPLELSALVERADLDPAVHVILVSGRGEGFCAGFDLSAYADGTGSAGGTGAYQGTVLSGKTQAVNHLPDRPWDPMIDYQMMSRFVRGFSSLMHADKPTVVKIHGYCVAGGTDIALHADQVIAAADAKIGYPPTRVWGVPAAGLWAHRLGDQRAKRLLFTGDCITGAQAAEWGLAVEAPDPADLDERTERLVQRIAAVPVNQLIMVKLALNSALLQQGVATSRMVSTVFDGVARHTPEGHAFVADATEHGFRDAVRHRDEPFGDYGRRASQV
- a CDS encoding PaaX family transcriptional regulator C-terminal domain-containing protein: MATMTARSVVLSVLLGAHPAHARASELIRLTSDFGIKETALRVALTRMVGAGDLIRSADGYRLSDRLLARQRRQDDAIDPRLRPWSGEWVTLVVTSVGSDARTRATLRTALHGKRFGELREGVWMRPDNLELDLGPAIAARVRVLRARDGDPAGLAAQLWDLPAWARAGHELLDEMAAATGIPGRFVVAAATVRHLLTDPVLPDELLPADWPGARLRAAYHDFATELLERREPLFAEAQ
- a CDS encoding crotonase/enoyl-CoA hydratase family protein, encoding MSDPVRIERNGPVTTVILNRPGARNAVNGPTAAALYAAFDAFDRDDTASVAVLWGEGGTFCAGADLKAFGTPEANAVHRTGPGPMGPTRMVLSKPVIAAVSGYAVAGGLELAIWCDLRVAEEDAVFGVFCRRWGVPLIDGGTVRLPRLIGHSRAMDMILTGRGVKADEALAMGLANRVVPNGQARQAAEELAEQLAALPQQCLRSDRLSALHQWGTAESEAIDFEFASISRVAAEASEGAGRFAAGAGRHGANAG
- a CDS encoding DUF732 domain-containing protein encodes the protein MFSSTTNRAGALVTAIVVLTGVMMLPHGAAAADPNPDDQFVALLDQKGIPALDNVPSLIATAHRVCRQLDGGMPVDAVVDDMRERAFKANPAGGPYPADRVARTIARFISAAVEAYCPNDQPKIASLQAMAIAVPGPNQPAQQSTSVHLLGVALASTGGVCLAGCGLVPLGETGQPDPPQLPPPPPPTAQIMTPPRPVVTPPPAQQPQREPAPGPQQEPPAAPGPGSAPGGGGAGPEPPPAMPPGRVQLAP
- a CDS encoding DUF3060 domain-containing protein; protein product: MSAHIFDRPAGLTALAIAAVLVAGCSSTANPPGATTTTTKSTTTTTTSAGATPTTGGASTTASVEIGNTLNYGSMGTTATLDCASGKSLNVGGSDNTLTITGTCVTVSVGGTNNKITLDKVDTRISVVGLNNTITYKDGEPKVDNLGSGNTITKGG
- a CDS encoding DUF3060 domain-containing protein, encoding MKWTTVAGSLATCVIAVAASPFPAAHAKNGDTHVVGQGIEQTLDCNDATLFVNGSFNNVTALGNCYAVTVMGSSNTVVADSVSHDITVYGYDQTVFYHNGTPFIWDRGRELGMTNRLQQVPG
- a CDS encoding TetR/AcrR family transcriptional regulator, which gives rise to MAAHPDTPSAAGRPRAGRTGSRPAKLSREGIIDGALTFLDREGWDALTINALATQLGTKGPSLYNHVDSLEDLRRAVRIRVIDDIITMLNRVGEGRARDDAVLVMAGAYRSYAHHHPGRYSAFTRMPLGGDDPEYTAATRGAAAPVISVLSSYGLDGDEAFYAALEFWSALHGFVLLEMTGVMDDIDTDALFSDMVLRLAAGMERRVAHNGARS
- the rpsL gene encoding 30S ribosomal protein S12, which translates into the protein MPTIQQLVRKGRRDKIAKVKTAALKGSPQRRGVCTRVYTTTPKKPNSALRKVARVKLTSQVEVTAYIPGEGHNLQEHSMVLVRGGRVKDLPGVRYKIIRGSLDTQGVKNRKQARSRYGAKKEKS
- the rpsG gene encoding 30S ribosomal protein S7, which encodes MPRKGPAPKRPLVNDPVYGSQLVTQLVNKVLLQGKKSLAERIVYGALENARDKTGTDPVITLKRALDNVKPALEVRSRRVGGATYQVPVEVRPDRSTTLALRWLVSFSRQRREKTMVERLANEILDASNGLGASVKRREDTHKMAEANRAFAHYRW